Part of the Nicotiana tabacum cultivar K326 chromosome 20, ASM71507v2, whole genome shotgun sequence genome, TTAATTATCTTAATACAAACAACACACTTTATGACAACTTTCTGTCTTCCAAGATTACGGCCCGTTTTGACATAAAAATATTTTACTCTTTTTTGAAATTAATGTTttgccataaaatttttaattttcacttgaagaagaattttgaaattttttgaaaagttgaaaaacttcaaaaaattacttttcaaaatttttaaaaattcaaaaatagcccaaaattagattcatgtccaaacacaactttaattttcaaataccattttcccTTGAATTGTTTTCCACTCTTTtgggaattttacaattcttatgtccaaacgaccACTAAGAAAGCTTCTTCAAAAGGAAAAATCGAAAATGTATCCTTAAAATCAGCCCAAATtaacataaaatattattaaggaaACCGTCATATCATATGCTTAAAGAATATACCAAAACCAATAATTACCATCTTCGCATTGTCAACATCAGAATCAGAAACACTAATAAGGATAAAAAACCGAATCAGATTATAATACCAATCAATATCTAGCGCCTCAATTTCACACTTAAATTTAGTCTGTTcacatcttcaattttttttctataaataaacAAGCCAAAAATCAGTACCAATATACTCTTTTAAAGTTCACAAAAGAAGCTTCAATTTTAGAAgcaaaaattgatgaaaatggcTTCAAATTCGGCCACTTCTCTGTTCTTGACACTATTTCTTATTATACAGTGTTTATCACTCCTTACTGCTGCTCAAGATTTTGACTTTTTCTACTTTGTTCAACAGGTTTATATCAAATTTAATTAATACTTATTAAATATTTAGATGTAATTTTCTCTGTTTTACTTTGGTTTATTTTAAGTAATATATGTCTTCATCTTTTATGCAGTGGCCAGGGTCTTACTGTGACACTAAACAAAGTTGTTGCTACCCCAAAACTGGAAAACCAGCATCAGATTTTGGAATCCATGGACTTTGGCCTAATAACAATGATGGCTCTTACCCATCAAACTGTGATTCTAACAGTCCTTATGATCAATCTCAGGTACTCAATATTCAAATAAGCTTTTTTTTTCCCCCTTATCCGAAGGTAACCTTGGCATAActagtaaagttgctgccatatgaccaggaggtcacgagttcgagcgtGGAAGCCTtttgcagaaatgtagggtaaggctgcgtagCACCGAATTGCCCTTCTTTTTTTTCCCCCTCACCTGGTGTCAAGTACCTGTATTGATGCCCTGATAAATCCAGATTCGCTCTGTGTAAGATCCATTAAATAGGAAAATGCTCCCTATCGGAATTCTTTTCATACCCAAGACCCGAACACAAGAACTCTATTAAGCGTGGAGGGATTCTATCCGTCCCACCAGAACCTTAGTGGTAGCATCTTATTCTAATTGCTAGCATTGAGGatacaaatataaatttatttttggGTTCAATCTTTAGACTTTTAAAATTGGAGACATTGCCTTTTTAAAAttatacaacaacaacgacccactATAATCttactagtggggtttggggagggtagtgtgtaggCAAATTTTACCCCTATCCCGatgggatagagaggctgtttccgaaagaccctcgctcaagaagacaaaaagagGCAATCTAACCTTTTTAAAATTATGTGttgaaaatttaatatttattaaaattttaataacttaatgcTATATATCTATGATTCGTGTAAAAAATACTGAGTCGAATTAAATTCCTTATGCAGGTTTCTGACTTAATCAGCAGAATGCAACAAAATTGGCCAACTCTAGCATGCCCAAGTGGTACTGGCTCAGCATTTTGGTCACATGAATGGGAAAAACATGGCACTTGTTCTGAATCTATTTTTGACCAACATGGCTATTTCAAGAAAGCTCTTGATCTCAAAAATCAAATTAATCTTTTGGAAATTCTTCAGGGTGCTGGAATTAACCCTGATGGCGGATTTTATAGCTTGAACAGCATTAAAAATGCGATTAACAGCGCAATTGGGTATACTCCTGGAATCGAATGTAATGTAGACGAGTCGGGTAATAGCCAGTTATACCAGGTTTATATTTGTGTCGATGGCTCGGGTTCAAATCTCATCGAATGCCCTGTTTTTCCTAGGGGAAAATGTGGCTCCAGCATTGAGTTCCCAACATTTTAAGCCAGTTACCCAACATTTTAAGGCAGTTATTGTTCTTTGGCTATTTCATATGCCTCATTATCTCTTTTTATTGTACTATCTCTTGTTTACTAATGTATACATGTTCTAATCATTGTACAAGGCTATGCCTTCTTTGGAGCAATAACATATTGAAATAGTTGCAATACATAAATTTAATTGCTGTGCATGAATCAGATCCTGCAATTGGTGCTTgcaaaatgaataaaaaatatataagtatCTATTCATTAACTACTAAAATATGGGTCGGATAATTAATCATTTAGAACGGAGCCAAATATGGATAATATTCATATTATCCGCGTAGAAAATGGATAGCGGGGTCGAAAGTGGATCTATTTTATTCAGTTCACTTGCTTAGTGCCGCTTCAGAATTCGTTTCTGTTACATGTAtctctcttatttatttatttatttattgtttgcTTTTTTAGCTTCCCCTGGTTCAGTTCAATCAGGAACATTAATAAGCAATTTTTGTCTATATTGTCTCTgtataatttcaaaaaatatcCTTTAGTTATATGGTTTATGTTGCTATAGTGTTGTGTCATTGGGTATACAAGCAGCAATTGAAAGAAACACAAAACACCCGGAACACAAAAGCTGAAAAGTTCGAACTTTACCAAGAGAAAAAGAATTATGGTTTCAAAAGCTAAAATATTCGAACTTTACCAAGAGAAAAAGAATTATAACTTCAAAAGCTAAAGCAACGAATTTTCTGCAAAAGCTCAAAAAGGTTATTTAGCACTATTGATACCCATGATATGTAATAGCTATATCACaattttcttcttaaatttttgtttcaaggctttcacttttttcttttgagattttaagTTAAGTTCAATTATTCATAAATGAATGCTAAGGTCCATTGAAAGAATAAAGAACTGATGTTTCAATCTTTGACGACTGGATATGATTCTGATAAAGTTTTAATATCAAATCTGTAAGATTTATCTCAGATAGTTTGACATAAAAATAGAGTGAAGTGAGATTGGAAGTGGTAATGAGGTGGCATACTAAGTGGCGTCCATCTTAGAAAAATGTCAGGCCATGTGGATAGTATTGGCCACAGTGGAGGGCACTAACGGATGAGGGTTACTTTTGCATTAATTTTATAACGCCGTGGGTAGTATTGGACCAAAAGTATAACAGAGGGTATAAATTATCTTTTCGCATAGTAAAAGAGTATATTTGACCCTTCTCCCTAACAAACGGAAATACAACACGAAATTAATGCccgctagccaaagatagtatagttatgATTATTGTCTCCACATGAtttggatttaaacaatgttcaagTAATTTCTAGCTTAACGCTATTCAGGACAATTAACGCGATGGTTGggatgattaataactaaaattaactatgaAACTAAAACAATTAACAATTGATCACTGGAAGACAAGAGTTGAGCAACATTGAAATATAAATGGGAGAAATAAGGGTATGACATGATAGGTGTAAGATAGCTATTTGGGACCCaactctagtttaattcactccaatgttctaatgattctcaagAATTTAATCTATGATTAGTTCAAACGTATAGTTAAGACTCCTCCCTCGATTATATCTTAACTCTACGAGGTGATCTAATATAAGGACTGTGAAAATATGCAAGCATGCATTAATGGATTAGTCTTCaggaaaacgtctctcgaatattctcctaatttGATTTAATCAAAAATTCAACAAGCTGTTTCGATTACTTAAGAGAATAACtgaattaaaccaaacaaaataaCGCAAGATAATCACCataatattcctctttcgattaaataaattGGTGAATAAAGTTGTGTTGGCCCAAATAAAGgctagttttgaagactgacaaaggaactcaggcatgaaccaggtccattcCTCAGGTTCATAaaaacgggcagattcgagcatgtgggatgcacatgaatgagataagcttaacttggtgtatttaatatctcctgatcgaaaaggtttttaaggagaaagactccttactcaaagagaacactatccaagatagggaaggagttagaagatgaaatcaactagaactcttccaccaaagaagagtagcattagaactctagttatttcatcatctactaactctataaattgcaggatgtttTCACTTTACAAGTGTTGCACAAAGACACAGAAGTTAAATGTGAATTGatagcaaaatagcaaggcttaTTGCAAGCAGTTCATTTgtaattcaagtgtgcaaacctgaagctacgtgaaccagatagaagaaccagttccaagtgtttgtcttttattctagttcaattatagtagttatttttatttttctacctttcaactttatctagaagcaattgtaataggtactcagagtattcaagctagaattaacttgaagttgtcgcaacagttagaggttgttTGCTACAACAGGATTAAAGGTAAtctttaggtttacaaagagttttgtaaatgctgttttgacTCAGTGATTAGTGAAGTATTggaaaaaatcctactgagtagtaggtcgtgattttttcaccttttgagccaggtgttttccacgtaaaaatccttgtgttctttaatttctgcatttattattccgcaacagtagtataaggaacacatagaagaaccaggtccttccataatcagtttaagcgaaaaattggacaccacacaaatcaccttcctcttgtgtggtattgaagtataaaacatcaattggtatcagagcaggttatccttgaagaggctaacaccttaggaacagatcaagacgagcgcaccacctggaaactgggaagggcaatccactgctaagcctccactctttaatggccaataCTACTCTTGGTGAAAAAACAGGttgagagatcacatcatcggagaagactatgagctatgggacattgtcaatAATGGTCCCCTAGCTACCATGAAGAAGACTGCTGAAGGAGTAGAAGTGCCAAAAATAAGAGTTGACTGCACGGCTGAGGACTTGAAGAAGTGGGAAaagaatgctaaggccaagaaatggcttgtgtatGGACTTGGTCTAAGcgagtacagtagaattcaaagttgtaccactactaaggaaatttgggatactttgcaagtggctcatgaaggaacacctcaagtgaagaggtccagaggaacaccactgtattctcaatatgagaatttcaccatgaaggaaggggaaaccatCCAGGAGATGTATACATGGTTCACTatactgacaaatgaacttaagtctcttggaagggttatttttgaagaagacaaagttgagaagattttgacaagggttctgcaagtctcttgggaaagcaaaatcactgctattcaggaatcaaataacattgtcactcttaagttggatgagctaattggaaatctcactgcctatgaacttagaaggcaaaccatgaagatggatgcacccaagaaggaaaggggcttggcactcagaatcactgaaggtgctgatctagaggaggatgaaatgaccatgatcacaacttcaagaagtacctaatgagaggaaagggtcctTCAAGAAGTGTAACCTACATCAAACCAAGGGTTCCTGAAAAACAAACCAATGAGGGGTGTTACAAGTGTGGAAAGAcggatcaacaacaacaacaacaacaacaacccagtataatcccacttagtggggtctggagagggtagtgtgtacgcagacctttccCCTACTCTGgggtagagagactatttccaaatagaccctcgacatccttccgtctaagaacttcccaccttgctcttggggagactcgaactcacaacctcttggttggaagtggaggttgcttaccatcagagcaacccctcttgtctgtggaaagactgatcaccacatcaaaaattgccctcaatgggaaattgaatggaagaaggaaagagctgaatgAAGGAACAAGAAgtaggaacaggttcaacccaagaagaacaaaggatcaataaaggctatggttgcttcctggggagaaagctcagatgaggactcagaggatgaagatggagatgaacaagcacttatagCAATTGGAGAATCTGATAaggaatctgaggtaagtataattcatctcaaagacaagattaaatttttgtctaaagaaaggctatctgagttaCTCCTGGATTTCATCGATGAATATGAGGAtctaaacaatgaaaaggaacaacTGTCTAAGGAGTGTGTGATTTTcaaagctaagtgcaaaaataTGGAACTTAGGTCTAGTGAAAGTGATGGTAAAAACGCTgagttaaagaaccaggttcataaACTTGACATTGATcaggtccaaccctacaccactatagagtggcAAGAGCGATCGATGTAGTTTTtccccgagaaggtcgggatcaaatccacagggagctagatatatttggagttggattcctatctaatctagcaaAGTGTAGTGCTCTTGACtgcacttccaatcatttttgtttgtttgttacttctaattttatactaatgatgcacaaaattaaactaagaagatatttttgtaggattttctaaatgggtaaaaagacactagggaagtgactttctcctaggtgagtatctaatgggatCTCAAACTTAGGGCAATAATGTTATACCTGGGttatgatatagccaatgcacgaagctactcactctatacctctcagtagtttgagtgactttgccctaattggcttagctttctcaagcccaattgagTGTTATATTTCTGCAAGCAATGTTgtctcaagtcgggtattactatctctagatttaaacctttaattgaggctatcaatatcttgaatacaccccaattccttgttggcctgaaattcctagacttagtctccctttttcaagaagagcctaagtcaaaaaggcacaaattagtgtttgcaaccactaatttaaCATAGAAAGCATAAATCAGGCCAAATAGCCattacccataaacatctaagccctaaaatAAGAGACCTattaaatacccatactagggttgagccacaaccctagataatgggtttaactactcataattgaagaagaaatcatagattgagatgaagaataacccataaaatgtaattacaagataagaaactaagattaattgctaaactagctataaaattactcaaaataggcaAAAGTCATCGTTCACGTGCTCACTACTaataagatgacctaaaaatctgaaaagaaagtatttatacacagctaaatttttcggacaaaaCTGCCACTGACGGAGGTACTGCTGACAACGGAAAATGAACTGCTACAGCAGTGAGGCTACCGTGGCCACATAAAATCCATCGCGGACCGCGGTTTTCAGTATTTGGCTTAACTACAGGTTCTCTAAACTTCTTTTCCGCGGACCGCGGTAAACTGACCGTTGTCGCGGTAGAGGCACTGCTGCCGCATAAAAGCACCGTGGTCAGCGGTGACTTGAATTCCAAAATGACAACTCACTGAATCCTTGCCAACTCGGACCGCGATAAAAGGACTGCGATCGTGATGGGTCTTCTGCGTCTGCGGTGGATTTTTCGTTGTAGCGCTGCTTTGACTTGACTTTGAACTTGTGccggtttcactcctttttgagctggttatgacatccttgtctcttcttgaccaaacactgcaaacaagcacaacatgtaagctttcgggattacttgtatacatttttagtccaaaactcaagcaaaaaggagtataaaatagactagaatccctagttatcaactcccccaaacttaagcttttgcttgtcctcaagccaacaaagtaattcccacctccttaagaataaaaccaagaaaattcagctgttCCAAAGTAACCTCTTGAAGAATCAATTGTGACTAACAATTACTATCAACTCAAATGCATTATTAACAACATTCAACCTTTTTAGCACCATGGctttagtgcgacacaaaagcatcaagagttgacttaacccatcaaggaaactctttatGTTACATTGGTCGTTGctgaacccaaactcatactcctcaactctcctcaagcaaacctcacttttagattgtagcactcagaacgaggattgcggaaaacacactcatctctctcaaaggaaggtcacaagtccggctctaagtacaaTAAGCTTGCCCTTTATGTAAGTTAacactaatgtaagcttactcaACTCAATATTATATAGGGCTTtgtgggaatgtaatgaaggcttttggttcaaggtaggatatattggtccaagaaggtttcatcttcccttaagcacttcatttgcttcattttggctcatattttcttgactctttgagtcatttacttcttctttaagggttagagagacatactgtcactctttcttgttcatttcaattctttttctcctttctaatcttgtcatgcctttcatctttttcttttgttgaatcccttcatttcttctacattgttcattttctttttgaatttttgttttttctttctttttctttttctttgcctttccttttcttcattttataccttttatcacttttgcacTCCTCGtatctccccccaaacttatgctttttccttgtgctaaggaaagataggGTGCCGAAAGAGGATCATTTTAGAACGGATAAAGGTTTGTATCATAATTATTGAAAGAATACGGACTaaggctcaacggggttgactagggatatcatcattggtaggatatggatgttttcaagttttaattggGATCAAGGAGAgactataatcacttctcaagttgagctacacttaggatttcgccaaGACAAACATTcagagcaagttctagacttattggcacgagacttggacttgcaaatcaaaacctcaccacacaagctataggatttcTAACGaaatagagtcgggggcccacaacaaccttagctaagatttgagcaacacaaatggttccgaaaaaccactcgatgattgtttagtcaacataagagtctcaaggtcacaactacACCAtcctaaatacaacaatttatttttaaccataaggtcaaaggtaaatgtgttaggcccaagtgaagctttgcctgaggcaTCATTACTCACTAACTAC contains:
- the LOC107811341 gene encoding extracellular ribonuclease LE-like, translating into MKMASNSATSLFLTLFLIIQCLSLLTAAQDFDFFYFVQQWPGSYCDTKQSCCYPKTGKPASDFGIHGLWPNNNDGSYPSNCDSNSPYDQSQVSDLISRMQQNWPTLACPSGTGSAFWSHEWEKHGTCSESIFDQHGYFKKALDLKNQINLLEILQGAGINPDGGFYSLNSIKNAINSAIGYTPGIECNVDESGNSQLYQVYICVDGSGSNLIECPVFPRGKCGSSIEFPTF